The genomic stretch AAATCTATCAAGTTTAATGTAATGTTTGGAACCTTTTTTATGTTATATTGATATTCTGTATTTGAATTTTAACAGAACATGGTTTGATAACCTTTTATGTAATTCCAATATCATAGTTTTATGATTTGGACAGATGCTTGAACATTTAAATGATTATTAGCATGGTTTACTTTAGTTTAATTGGTGTTGTTATTGTAATGTGGCTGTGCTTTCAGATTTATTTAATTTGTGTAAGATGTGTGAGTTAATAGGATCCAAGTGTTAATGATATATagtataaaaagtaaaaataaggATACCATTACATGAAAGTAGATATTGTAGCAACATTTGcagttcaatataattggtaataaaaaaaattgaagagaaaagagcATCTGAAAGCACAGATTATGTatggtatttttttaaaaacagtaAATGTTTAAGATTATTTATACTTTTTTTAATAGAATATTAAGTGTTAAAAAATATGtatagtattttttaaaaaattatttattgattCCTAATTATTACTACGTAAGTGGAAAAAAATAACTTGAAAATTTTTGATCAACAATTTTTGCTCtaacatatatataataattttaaaaattatatattaagtatttataaaataatatgtgACTTAATTTCTGGTTGTGATACATTTTATTTTGCTATTAAATTTGATGAAATTAACTAAtagtttatttaaaaatagttgatAAAATGTAATAATTGCCCCTAAAAAATTGATTCATAATTAactaatagtttttaaaaaattatttattgattCCTAATTATTACTACGTAAGTGGAAAAAAATAACTTGAAAATTTTTGATCAACAATTTTTGCTCtgacatatatataataattttaaaaattatatattcaagtatttataaaataaaatttttggataATTTCTGGTTGTGATACATTTTATTTTGCTATTAAATTTGATGAAATTAACTAAtagtttatttaaaaatagttgatAAAATGTAATAATTGCCCCTAAAAAATTGATTCTACTATATAggtataaaaaaaatacttatttaCTTTTTTGCTGTTTAGAATTCCGGGAAATATGGTAAAGAGGaggtaataaaaaacaaaaaaaaaggagatcaaaaatataaaaacactgcATGGTATTGGTGAAGCTAAAAAAGGTAGTGTATGCATGTATATTTGAGGTTAACGGATGCTGATAACATAAATGCATTTTTTTAGTTACAATACAAAGCGTTGTTCCAAATGTTTATTAATTGTTTCGGTTACACCGTGGATAATAGGGAAAAGTTATGATTGATTAAATAGGTGTCATTTATTGAAGAAGTCTGGGGAAACTGAAGCGTGCAAGGTATAGTCACGATATATTTTGAACTATTCACATTACATCACTTTTACTGATTTCATTCCTCTTGTTTAGCAAAAAAAACAGACATTTCTTCTCAAGATACTAAGAAATGAAGACACTGAGGGGTGGACGAAAGCCAACGCATGGGTGGATATCAGACGACGATGAAGGTGTCATGAGGTCAGAAACATTATTTCCTCCTCTATTTcggttgtttttattttttccagCCCCGATCTatttaggttttagggttttttgaTTTAATCTGCATGATAAAATGGTTTTGTATGAGTTTTATAAAATGATGTGAATGGAGTAGAACCCTTACTGTTTCTGAAAGTCACGTTTCGGAATATTGTGAAAGTATGACTTATCTTTGTTTGGCTGTTAGTGTTACTCATTATTTTCTAATAGTCTTCATTATCGGTCCAGATTGTCATCTTATATCTATTTTCAAGTTGTTAATCTTGAAATTTTAAGGTTATTTAAGTAAGACTTAggattattattgtttatttctCCTTCAAAACGTCCTAACGGAGTTACAACTGTTCTTCCAGTGAGGAGACAACATTGATTGAGATAGAGAAACTCGTGAATGAGGTTGCAGATGGTTCTGAAAAAAATCTTGTGGCAAGTCTGTTAGAAAAGATaagacaaaatcaaagaaatctGTTACATTTGCTGAAACTTCAAAGAATGCACCTGTAGTTGTTTCCAATGTCGTCAACACAGCTTTTCCTATAAGGAATGTTAAGGTTGAACAACATGATGTCCCCCTTGTCTCTGGGAACGATAATCAACCAAATAGCAAAACCACTGAGAACTCCAACACTGTTGTTGAGAAAACAGTTGCAAACAAAGCAAGTGTCCTTTGTAAGAGAACAAATATGCAGGCTGAGTGCAGGACTGCCAACAAAAGAGCTGATACAGATGGGAAGCCGAAAAGTTCTGTGAAACTTGCAAAGAAGGGCAAAAATGTTTCAAATGTTAGGATAAGGATGTGGGGGGGAAAGCCGACTTACTGCTGGGATATTGCTATTAAGAATTCAAAAGTAAAGAAGGATAATGTCCAGGTAAGCATGCTCGAAATTTACCTTGTATTTTAATACTGAACTATGTCAAGTGTTTGATCAATGGAATCTCTGTGTTATTGCAGCATTTCCCTAAGCAGATAGCATTAGACTGCTTGGCAAGTAATCAGAAGGAGGTAACCATTAGAGATTGCGATCTGTATCAACAATTCAAGTGTACTGTGAAGACGGCATATCGTAACGGGGTTCCAAGTCCATCTGAGAAATACATGACTAAAGGCTGGTACGCATATGTGAAGGCCAAAGGGTTCAAGAGAGGTGACAAACTTACATGTCAATTGGCCCGACATGGTACTTTCATTTATGTTCAgatgaagaagaaatgatgggaCTTGGAAATTTGTGGAAGAACTTGCTAATCATTATGTTTATTAAGTGTTTTCAGTATAAACTCTTCTTCCTTTATGTATGGGGGAATTTAAGTGTTTTTGTTGGATGGAATTTTGTGTTGAACTTTTACTGCAGTGCTCCTTAACTCTATCAAAACTCAACtatgttttttgtttaaattctAATGGTTGCATCTTTTTTATAATTCTGCTGTTATGGTATATATAAGTttatttgtatgttatggatgactATTTTGGCACCTAACTTTATTGTGAATCCATATGTTTGGAGTATCAAAACTATTATTTTGTTAGAATGCTGTCATTTAGAATATGAATTCTTTTTTTACTGTACTTGTTAAGAAagtgaaaaatatttcaaaaatacatAAGTCCATACTCTATTAGatatttaaatatatgttttttataataaaaaaaaaaatgaattaatttatgaTGTACTGCgagtaaaataaaatttatattgaaacatatgtaacaaaattaaaaaaagtaataatgTATGGTTTACAATATATGTATACATGTTACAAAGTGTAATgatgaatattattttaatttgttttggtttttatgtCCTATAGAATAAAGGCCCATCAAGTTTCACGGCCCAAGCTGTAAGTGTATACCTAAGAGCATATATAGGAAGTTTTTGAGAAATTTTTGATAAATGATAAAATCTTGCTCTATTATCATTAAAACATTGGAGATGGTGAAGTGGGGGGTACCATTTGTTCCTTCTCCTTCCAGCAGGTAAGTAGAAAATGCATGCTTAAAGCAAAAATTTCTTCTgacataaaaaaaattcagaCTTCTCTACTTTTGCATGCACTGGAAAATTGATCTCAATTAGGGATGTATAGTTGATAACTAAGTATTTATTAAAGTTTTTTGTTAGATCTGTACTAAGATGACTGTTGTtcttaacaacaaaaaaaataatgaatagttatattcgaaaaatatttgttataatttGTAGAATAATTGTACTGTTGTATTTAATGTTTAAGTGATCCGGAAAGAGACTCCCTTGAGTGGGCACGCCAAATCATTAAAGAGTTCGACGAAGAGCAAGATAAAATGTTAAAAACTCTCATAAACGATGGATTTCTTACTGAAGAGGAATGCATTGCTGATTATAGTGGTGAAGTAAAGTGGAGGAAGCATGTCACAGAAGCAAACATGCATGGACAAAATGCACTGGTAAATATCTTGAAAAATTTAAtgtatttatgtatatatttgtaAAACTCATTTACATATCATGCATGTTGTAAAATCTGTAGAATATTCCTATGGAAATATCGAAGACGTGCTTTGGAAAGACGCAGAATGCAATAAGGATGGTAGATcttgttgatggaaaaggatatcAGTGCGTAATTCTTAGGGCCAGTAGGAATGAGTATGAAATACATATTGGGGTTGGATGGTACTCTTTTGCAAGAGAGAAAAAACTAAAATCAGGAGACGTGCTGGAATTCTCAATGATTCCATTTTCAGATCTGATATTTGTTCAGTTAGTGAACAGGAATTGATGTTGCTGGTATGTTTTAATATGAAGGTACTGTGTTGGGTTGGTTGTTTTTTATCTTTATAGTTTGTGTTGGGTtggatgttttttatttttagactttGTGTTGTGAATGGTATTTGTTTAAGAATATGGAATTTATGTTGAGTGCGATTTAGTTTTACCTCTGTTAATTTCTATGAATGATGTTGCAAATGCTATACTGTTTGGTAACAAAGTGAattattcttaaaaaaaattacagcTTTATATTGTTTGGTATATGTGTTTTATTAAAAAGTGGATCTTTTTATGATGTAAATATTTTAGAGCATGTTTCTGTTTCTTTATGGCATTTAGATTAATGATATATATTTGAAGAATGTGTGAATTGCAAAAAAATAGATATCCATGAGTTGCATATACTATATATtgcaattacaaaaaaaaatagatatcCCGAACTTGAAATGATTAACGTGCATGGCGTTTAAAACTTCAAAATACTAATTGAATGGAACATTTAATTGTCCAATTATAAATTTTCAAAGACTTCTTTGAAAACGACATTCGTCGTCACCGACAATGGTTGTTTGTCTTTGTCGTGAATTAAGATCTTTAGACCCTTTTTGCTCTTTACTCTTGAGACTGCCACATAAAATTGACCATGACTGAACACGCTTCTTGGCAAATATATACCGACGAAATCTAAAGATTGACCTTGAGATTTTTTAATTGTCATAGCGTAGCATACCATTATAGGAAACTGTCTTCTGGTCATTCGGAAGGGCCATGGTGATTGAGTCGGAGTTATATCCATTCGTGCAATGTATACAATACCACCAATGTTCTTTCCAGAAATAATTTTTGCTTCTATAACATGATCGACCAGTTTGGTAACAATGAGACGTGTTCCATTGCAAAGCCCTTCTGCTTGGTCAATATTCCTGAGCAGCATTATTGGTGTACCGATCTTCAATTTGATTTTATGATTGGGGACACCGGAAGTTTGCAAGGCATTCAAAAATTCTGGAGTTAAAACATCAAAAGATTCATTGCCGTCACCGTTTGTTGTATCAACTGAATCCGAGCTTAAATACTCTTTCTCTTGACCTGCGGGTTGACAATGTTATTTGTTGTCGTAAATAACATTGggcatgaaaaaataaaatacacaacgaaatattataaaaaaatgttgattacCGGGAACAAATTCTAAAATATACTGATTGATTTGATCAACAGTCTCTATGGTTCCAGCTAATATTGCCCTTGACTGTAGAAAATCCACGTTATTGTAGTTAACGGCAAAATTTGGATAGGTGTTTTCAAATATTGCCTTGAGGggatcatcaaaatcagagatcAACAGATCTTTAGGAACGTCGATCTCTGCGTAACCATCATTTGGTTCTGATATCTTCCCATCTCCAACAGTTAAAATCCAATCTGAGAAATGTCTTAACTCTGCAGAACTGGTGGATTTTGCCGACTGCTGTAGTCGCATATTCTTTGTGAGTTTCAAAACCTTGCAGTGATCCCATATGTATGATGAATTTATTGTAGCAAGAACTATATCCGAGCGGCTGCCTCTTGGAATAACTGGAAGAATTTGCCTGAAATCACCGCCAAAGACTATTACCTTACCtccaaatattttatttgatgctTTGGATCCACCCATGATATCCTTCATAGTTTTATCCAATGCCTCAAAACAAAATTTGTGACACATTGGAGCCTCGTCCCAGATTATCAACTTTGATAGTTTTAGTAGATCACCTCTATCGCTCCCTTTGTTTATGTCGCATGTGGAAGATTCAAGCGTGGGAATCGGAATTTTGAATTTAGAATGCGCCGTCCGGCCACCTGGAAGTAATAGTGAGGCAATTCCAGAAGAAGCAACTGTCAGACATATTTGTTTCTTTGATCTTATATAAGAAGCTAGTGTTCTCCACATATAGGTTTTGCCTGTACCGCCGTAACCATAAAGAAAGAACACGCCTCCATTCTGGTTATTCACGGCCATCATGATTTGCTTAAATACATCCCTTTGTTCATCTGTTGGTAATTAGAAGATTATTCTTAAACAATCATAATATACTATGCTATGCTATTGTTAATTTGGTTTTACATTTATAACAAATTTCAAATGGACAGTGAAGAAACCTGTGAGATTCTGATACAGCATGTTAAATTCTTGAAGTTGTTCATCGGGATTGTAGTTCCGCTCTTTGTAAATAAGCTTGTTGCCAAATTCTTCGGGGACATATCCTTGTGGTTTTGGCATCCCAGGAAAGTCGCTCAGGCTCTTACGGTTACGTTGTAGTAGCTTTTCTATCTCAATCAATGTCAGATTGTATATTTCTTGTTCTGATAACCTCAAACCTATTTAACAGAAGTTTGCAatagaattatttaaaaaatgaagttaatGAAGTTGATATCTAATTCTTTTTTTCAATAACATGTTACCTCTGTTGTTGGCAATAGTCTGTTGAGAGTAAAGAATTCCATCAGATAGAAGATGCCTTGTTTTGCTCCATACATGCCTTGGTCTGTTAATGCTACTTGACAGCAACATGTGGACAAAAAGCAATCTTAAATAGTGGCCAGAACCCCACTGAAATGCCTCTGAAATAGCAGCTATAAATTCACGATCATCCCCAATAAAGCCCATTGCAAAACATGCATCACGGAAAGTATCGTACTTGACGTTGTTAACTATTTTCAGTTCTGAATAATTTTGAGGGCCCTTCACATGTGTAAGCATCATTCTGAGAAAGTACAATTCTCCTGTAGTTGGAGGAACCCAAATTAACCTGCCAATTGTGTAACCCTTCTGCCTGGGTTTCCACTCTCTTTTCTTTTTGACATATACaaactttgaaacaaaattgCTATAAGTTAACTGTTGAGCTTCGGTGTATTTCTGATTAGCTTCAAACCATGCCGTAAACATCGATTCAGTTACACTTGGTTTCTCAAGGACATTGGAAACATTGCTGATGTCAGTATAGTAGACTGAATGTTGACCTTCGCAATGGAAGTGTAATCTTTCCACAGCTGGTTTCCTTCCATGAATGGGGAAACCATAAATCCTCCAGGATGCTTCGCTTGGAGAAACATACCTACAGTCAATATACTGCTTGATTTCATCAATATCTTGACGCTCAATAGGACAtccattttcattcataacaattGCAGCTGTTATTCGATCATAGCCTTTGTTGAtgtatttaaacaaatattttatggaTGTGCTTTGATTGCACCATTCCATATTAATATGAGTTCTGAACTTCAACAACAATTTTGCATTGTAAGGAACAACAAATCTATTGTCAACCTCTATACCATTCCTAATGACAGTGTGACCGCTGTCCCTTCTTCTGTAAACCGGATAACCATCTTGATCGACAACTGTCTCAGCCCGAAAGTCTTTAGGAAAGTATTTGGAACATTTACCATCCTTCATACATTGCGAAGACCGGTTTGCGTTTCCGCAAGGTCCGTGTATCATGTGACTTTTTACCAAATTATATAAGTCTCCGTCGGTGTCCTTGTTCGGAATTTCGGCAGATATAATACGGTCAATATCAGCAGGTGTTGGATATTTGCTGGATGGATGTAGAAATATCAAAATATGAGCGTGGGGAAGGCCTCTCTTCTGAAACTCAATTGTGTACATATCTacaacagaaaaaaaaaagtatgaaTAATGATGGTTAAGAATCAAATTAATGTATGATCAGTTTTGAAATGAATCAATACTTACACGCAAGAACTTTCCCCATACAACTTTTTTTAGTCAAATCTGACAGTAACTCATCGAATTTCATCTTAAATATTCTCGTTATGAGGTCCGGCCGATCTGCTGGTGTCAAATTATTAGAAGCAAGTACACGTTTCAATTCCGGCCAGTTTGGATTACACGTAAACGTTATGAATAGATCGGGAAATCCAACATAACTACATATTGCCATTCCATCAAagtaaagttgatccatgtatctGCGACTACCAACATAGGACGATGGAAGGACAACTCTTTTCCCTGTGTTTGCACCATCGGTATGTCCATTGGTTCTGATATCTGCTAGATAGTTATACTTTCCAACTCTAAGTTTAGATTGATTTTTTCTTAACCATCGAAGTCTCTCAGATTCCATCATTGTATAACCATCAACCAAAAACTGTTGAAATAACCTTCTTGATCTGATAACTGTTTGGGCCTCATTCTTTCTGGCTTGAATACGAAATGGAAACCACTCTCTAATTGTGAGCCTATTTCTTTTAGTTGCTTGCTCCCACGGAACATCCTCATTGTCGGCTACTCCAGTTATTGATTCTGAGTTACGTCTATTGTTGGAATCTTGATTACGGTGTCTAATGTTCGGCCTGTAACCATCTTCGCCATAAGGGAAAAGCAATGGATATTGAAATCCCAAATATGATGTATGATATTCATCTATTCTTTGAAGTTGTCCACTCTGTTTGTGCATTATTATGTCCCTTTTCTCAGCAGTGTCAACATCACCAACAATTAGAGCAGCAACTTCAGAAACAGTTGGTTGATTATAAATTCTCCCATCGGTGCGTCGCTCGGAAATAAGACGGAGCTTTAGGTCAGAAACATTGCCTTCGGAAAGTATATCCCTTGCCATCTTAAAACTCTGGGCATGAACATTGTGTTGATATAACATAGAAGAGAGTTTTTTCACTATGTCAAGATCTATTCCGTCTTTTGTCCTGCAAAGAATGAAAACTCAAAAATGGTATATGGTCCATATCGCATAAAAAAGAGCATATTATTATACACGAAGTAATAAATAAACATACTTGAATCCGTTTACTCTATGTTGTATTTCATGTTCAGTATCATATATATAGAGTTGTGCAAATCGGGGATTTTGTCCTGGCAATGGTAACATGCTACCTATACGATGACATGATTGTCCTTGAATTCGGTAATTCGGAGGACCTCTACCATTATTAAAACGGTTGTCCATTTTAGCACCCGGAGACGTAAATGCAAACATCATGTTGAAAAGACGTATTTGTTGTTGAAATAGTTTTGATTCAGGGTTTGTTTGGTCAAACAGCAGTTTCTGTAACACCGGTGGAGGTTCTCTCAATAAAGGAATTTGAACTTTACCATCACCGCAACACATTGTGAACTTAGGACTTAATGTTTGCCGACACTTGGTCTTCCTTTCTAAATACCACATGTTTGCACCACATTTTGGACATTCAAACACTGGATCACCTATGTCGTAAAAATCTCCTAAATGAATGCACAACTAAGTTAACAGATGAGAGGATGTTTAACAATATAAATTTACTGACAATTATTACATTATTGTTACAAAACCTGATGGTAGTGCATTGACCATTACAGCTTGATTGTCCATATCTTCTTCATCTTCGTCCATAACCATGCTGTCATCTGAACTCCAACCTATGGAAATTGATACATGcaaattaattagaaatttgTTAAGTGTTTAAATTAATTGAGAATGTACATTACCATAAATAAACCATACTCTCTGACGAATCATCATGCATATTATCCTCTtcgttgtcatcttcaaaaagtTCATTGATTTCAGTAGTATGTAATGGAGAGTTTTTTGAAGATGTAGAACCACATTCACCAACAACGTTATcaaatttattctttaaattcgTCCCTCTCATATTGATGTTTCTGCATGTAACAACTCTTGGACGTTTTTTATTCAACGAATTTGCAAGATTACTGATCACTGAGGAAGCATGAGTTTTCTGCAAATTTGTTATAACCGAATTGCTGGAACTTGGAATATTCTGAGAGATGGTAGAAAATGGAATTCTTGCATGAGCATTATCATGACTACTAATTGGGGTAGTCTTGCCTACATTCTCCTTCTGCAGACCATTCAATTTCTTTGCTCTCTTGGATTGAAGTTGACGTTTACGATGAAGTCTTGCTTCTGCTGATCTTTTTTTGCTTAACACACTGCTAAACCATTTATCTTCAAGAGCCTTTTGATTCAGATCATCCATATTTCTGGTTTTTTGGTTTGATTATACAGATTTTCGGACAAATATATGGTGGGAACATAAGGCCataatatatgtatgtttaagttatgtggaTATGTAATAATTACAGTAGGAGTTGATATTAGCAATGATGACTTTGTTTGGTCATTTACTTTCATCTGCACGCTTAGCATAGTCATAAATTAATCTCTCTCATACACAATTTAGTTTTGAAATTGTAATGATTATCATTCTTGGCATTACACGTTAAGTGTCATTAAACATCCAAGGCATGATAGAAAAGCAATGATAATTGTTTATGTGTGAAACAAACTTAAATTGTGTAGTTTCCAAAGCATGTCATAACTGAAATGAGTGAGTAAGTGGCTTGAGTAAAAAAATGGAGTTCTAGAAAATATTTcatgaataaataaaaactattataagttcagtttcaaaaataATGGAATAGCAAAAGTTATATTGGTTGATGTGCACAGctgtttttgaaaatattaataggATCATGATTTAGTAATTCATACAATATTTAAAAAGAACCCTAAATATGCATGATCAAAACATGGTTCaaattaaacttgtaaaatttagttattatgattttgtaaataaaatatatagattCTCACCTGCAGCATATATTAGAATCATATTATGTAAACTAATATGATTAAGTAAAAGTAGAATTGGATTGGGCATAAATGTAAAAATATCTAACATCTATCTTGTATAATAGTGATAAAGAAAATAAGATATAATTTTGAATCAATACAACCCACAATTATGTCATAACACTAAATTCAGAATAAGACATTGATTAAAATTGAACAAAATAATTCCATGGCAATctcaaattgaaattaaataaaattctgTTGAATACAAATACTACATGTTGTTCAAGAGCGAAAGCTTTGTTGGTAGAAAATGCAGTAccacaaagaaaataaaacaatacATCCCATAAATTTAACAACCAAAAAACATTAACCATAGGATTATATGTTCCAACAGATTTGTGATAGCATGCATAAAATACAAAAGTTGATGAAgtcttcaagc from Vicia villosa cultivar HV-30 ecotype Madison, WI unplaced genomic scaffold, Vvil1.0 ctg.000025F_1_1, whole genome shotgun sequence encodes the following:
- the LOC131622191 gene encoding uncharacterized protein LOC131622191, with translation MDDLNQKALEDKWFSSVLSKKRSAEARLHRKRQLQSKRAKKLNGLQKENVGKTTPISSHDNAHARIPFSTISQNIPSSSNSVITNLQKTHASSVISNLANSLNKKRPRVVTCRNINMRGTNLKNKFDNVVGECGSTSSKNSPLHTTEINELFEDDNEEDNMHDDSSESWSSDDSMVMDEDEEDMDNQAVMVNALPSGDFYDIGDPVFECPKCGANMWYLERKTKCRQTLSPKFTMCCGDGKVQIPLLREPPPVLQKLLFDQTNPESKLFQQQIRLFNMMFAFTSPGAKMDNRFNNGRGPPNYRIQGQSCHRIGSMLPLPGQNPRFAQLYIYDTEHEIQHRVNGFKTKDGIDLDIVKKLSSMLYQHNVHAQSFKMARDILSEGNVSDLKLRLISERRTDGRIYNQPTVSEVAALIVGDVDTAEKRDIIMHKQSGQLQRIDEYHTSYLGFQYPLLFPYGEDGYRPNIRHRNQDSNNRRNSESITGVADNEDVPWEQATKRNRLTIREWFPFRIQARKNEAQTVIRSRRLFQQFLVDGYTMMESERLRWLRKNQSKLRVGKYNYLADIRTNGHTDGANTGKRVVLPSSYVGSRRYMDQLYFDGMAICSYVGFPDLFITFTCNPNWPELKRVLASNNLTPADRPDLITRIFKMKFDELLSDLTKKSCMGKVLAYMYTIEFQKRGLPHAHILIFLHPSSKYPTPADIDRIISAEIPNKDTDGDLYNLVKSHMIHGPCGNANRSSQCMKDGKCSKYFPKDFRAETVVDQDGYPVYRRRDSGHTVIRNGIEVDNRFVVPYNAKLLLKFRTHINMEWCNQSTSIKYLFKYINKGYDRITAAIVMNENGCPIERQDIDEIKQYIDCRYVSPSEASWRIYGFPIHGRKPAVERLHFHCEGQHSVYYTDISNVSNVLEKPSVTESMFTAWFEANQKYTEAQQLTYSNFVSKFVYVKKKREWKPRQKGYTIGRLIWVPPTTGELYFLRMMLTHVKGPQNYSELKIVNNVKYDTFRDACFAMGFIGDDREFIAAISEAFQWGSGHYLRLLFVHMLLSSSINRPRHVWSKTRHLLSDGILYSQQTIANNRGLRLSEQEIYNLTLIEIEKLLQRNRKSLSDFPGMPKPQGYVPEEFGNKLIYKERNYNPDEQLQEFNMLYQNLTDEQRDVFKQIMMAVNNQNGGVFFLYGYGGTGKTYMWRTLASYIRSKKQICLTVASSGIASLLLPGGRTAHSKFKIPIPTLESSTCDINKGSDRGDLLKLSKLIIWDEAPMCHKFCFEALDKTMKDIMGGSKASNKIFGGKVIVFGGDFRQILPVIPRGSRSDIVLATINSSYIWDHCKVLKLTKNMRLQQSAKSTSSAELRHFSDWILTVGDGKISEPNDGYAEIDVPKDLLISDFDDPLKAIFENTYPNFAVNYNNVDFLQSRAILAGTIETVDQINQYILEFVPGQEKEYLSSDSVDTTNGDGNESFDVLTPEFLNALQTSGVPNHKIKLKIGTPIMLLRNIDQAEGLCNGTRLIVTKLVDHVIEAKIISGKNIGGIVYIARMDITPTQSPWPFRMTRRQFPIMVCYAMTIKKSQGQSLDFVGIYLPRSVFSHGQFYVAVSRVKSKKGLKILIHDKDKQPLSVTTNVVFKEVFENL